One Terriglobia bacterium genomic window, TCTGCAGATCTTTCACGTTCTTGCTATTGATCTGGCTGAGCGGGCTGAAACGGTTGCCGTTATAGCCGCCCGAGTAGGTGAGCCAGTTCTGCGGCTCCTGATCGGCGTGGAGTAGGCGGTCAAAAGTGACTTGAGCGGGCAAAAGGCCTGCCGCTAAAAGGGTTGACAGGAGCAAGCGTGTTTTCATGGCTTAATCGGTCTTTCAATCTTCTGGGATATATAATACGCCCTTGTGGGGAAATATGGTACGCCGTCTTAGAAAATAACTGGCTACCGAAGAATTCTGTAGAGATTGCTGTAGTTGTCGGTCCATGGTCGCAGACCGGGAATAAGCTCGATGAGCTTGGCGGCGGGTGCGATGCTGGGCAGATTGAAGAAACCGTGGCGGGAAGTAATGAGGACCCAGTCGGACGACGATTCCTCGTTCGTCTTGTTTCCATCGAAGGAGACCAGCATCGCGAGCTTTCGGTTTTCGAGCGCGGCGAGGGCGACGACTGGGGCTAGAGAGAGATATTTGTTCGAGACATGCACGGCCAGGATGCCGTCGGGCTGCAAGTGGCGCCAATACAATTGGAACGCCTCGCGGGTAAGCAGATGGACGGGAATGGAATCGCCTGAGAATGCGTCGACGGCCAGAATGTTGAATTGCTGCGGCGGTTCGCGTTCGAGCGAGAGTCTGGCGTCACCCCGAATAATGGCGTGCGGGGCGGGGCAATCCTTCAGGAACGTGAACTGAGTTGTGGCGATTCTTACAACATTCGGATTGATTTCGTAGAACGAGTAGCGATCGATCGGCCGCGCGTAGGCAGCTAGCGTTCCCGCGCCCAAGCCGATCACGCCGACGTTGAGCAGTCCTTGCTGCATGAGAGCAGTGAGCGCACGGCCGATGCCGGAATCGTGAGCGTAGTAGGTGGTCGGGTAGCGCCGATTCCGCTGCCACAGGAACTGCTCGCCGTGATCGATCATGCCGTTGCGGAGCACGCGCACGGGTCCCATGGCACGCGGCATCGTGTTGTCGTAGACGACCAGCGAACCGTAGAAATTACGGACCAGCAGACGGGAGTAGGCGAACGAGTTCCAGGTTTCGCGCGCGAGAATACCGATGAACCCAAACGTGAGACCGGCCACGAGAGTGAACAACGTGACCTTTACTGCACGGGCGGTCCACAGCACATACAACAACACGACCGCGGTGAGGGAAAGCACAATGGGCAGGTCATACAGCGCGTTGAAAACGTATGGAGCGGCGAGACCGATGAAGAGGCCGCCCAGCG contains:
- a CDS encoding fused MFS/spermidine synthase — protein: MAVVFGSAILLSAFLLFQVEPLIAKLILPWFGGSAAVWTACLLFFQLTLFGGYAYAHWLNRRSPATQRIVHLLLLALSLLWLPILPSAAWKSNELANPVWRILGLLAATIGLPWFLLSSTNPLLQSWYSRSSGSAMPYRYFAISNAGCMLGLLTYPALVEPYFTSGQQAWTWSIAYCVFVVVCAAIALRTHGPRLETPQIAAPRLSACLLWIGLAACPSALLLAVTSHLTENIAAIPFLWILPLSLYLLSFILCFESGRWYRRWLFAPLAAIALPVTARLISGGERISVIALLSAATFVLFMVCHGELYRRRPGPAHLTWFYLMIAAGGALGGLFIGLAAPYVFNALYDLPIVLSLTAVVLLYVLWTARAVKVTLFTLVAGLTFGFIGILARETWNSFAYSRLLVRNFYGSLVVYDNTMPRAMGPVRVLRNGMIDHGEQFLWQRNRRYPTTYYAHDSGIGRALTALMQQGLLNVGVIGLGAGTLAAYARPIDRYSFYEINPNVVRIATTQFTFLKDCPAPHAIIRGDARLSLEREPPQQFNILAVDAFSGDSIPVHLLTREAFQLYWRHLQPDGILAVHVSNKYLSLAPVVALAALENRKLAMLVSFDGNKTNEESSSDWVLITSRHGFFNLPSIAPAAKLIELIPGLRPWTDNYSNLYRILR